The proteins below come from a single Chryseobacterium bernardetii genomic window:
- a CDS encoding glycosyltransferase family 2 protein, with translation MSQIHIIIVTYNAMKWAERCFTSLRKSSVPVKCFVIDNGSTDGTQEYIKTHFPEVNFTQSESNLGFGKANNIGIEKAYKNGADFFYLMNQDAWLYENSMERMLEVYNSHPNKDEIGIISPIHIDGSEKYLDIFLDQYIAKNYEKTRMISDLYFQTLKPYYEIHFVNAAHWLLPKKTIETIGGFNPYFFHYGEDDEYVNRVHFHQKKVLLVPGSKVVHDGVQLLHKIDFTKYEDLRIEINILNPSLPDALRQEKKALKQSMLKNLITGNFTRYKELSLKYKKIAGDSEKLSSLRNQLIQSGPSFLNLS, from the coding sequence ATGTCTCAAATCCATATTATTATTGTTACCTACAATGCCATGAAATGGGCAGAACGCTGCTTTACCAGTTTAAGGAAATCATCTGTTCCTGTAAAATGCTTTGTAATTGACAACGGATCTACAGATGGAACCCAGGAATACATAAAAACACATTTTCCGGAAGTAAACTTTACCCAGTCTGAATCTAATCTCGGATTTGGAAAGGCCAATAATATAGGTATTGAAAAAGCTTATAAAAATGGTGCTGATTTCTTCTATCTTATGAATCAGGATGCCTGGCTCTATGAAAACAGCATGGAAAGGATGCTTGAAGTATATAACAGTCACCCCAATAAGGATGAAATTGGTATTATAAGCCCTATTCATATTGATGGTTCTGAAAAGTATCTTGATATCTTTCTGGATCAGTATATTGCCAAGAATTATGAAAAAACCAGAATGATCTCTGATCTGTATTTTCAGACTTTAAAACCTTATTACGAAATTCACTTTGTAAATGCTGCGCATTGGCTGTTACCCAAAAAAACAATAGAGACCATAGGAGGATTTAATCCTTATTTTTTCCATTATGGAGAAGATGACGAATACGTTAACCGGGTTCATTTCCATCAGAAAAAAGTTCTGCTGGTTCCGGGCAGTAAGGTAGTTCATGACGGGGTACAGCTTCTCCATAAAATAGATTTCACCAAATATGAAGATCTCCGTATAGAAATCAATATACTGAATCCAAGTCTTCCGGATGCTTTAAGACAGGAAAAAAAAGCATTAAAGCAAAGTATGCTGAAGAATCTAATAACAGGAAATTTCACCCGGTATAAGGAGCTTTCTCTGAAATATAAAAAAATTGCCGGAGACAGCGAAAAATTAAGCAGTTTACGAAATCAATTGATTCAATCAGGCCCTAGTTTTCTGAATCTGTCGTAA
- a CDS encoding glycosyltransferase family 2 protein, translating into MAPTISIIVPCYNQENYLDECLQSVLDQTYLDWECIIIDDGSTDNTEKVVRKWLNKDSRFKYFKKINGGVSSARNFGIEKANAEWILPLDGDDKIASQYLEFATNEFYKNPDIIYCKASFFGKTNEEFILDNFSYDLILLNNLIFCSGFFKKAAWEKTRGYDTNLIHGFEDWDFWIELLKNSSKKVIRMNYLGFYYRRKDVSRDVNINKNLSQKEEAFRYIFNKHQDEYFKIYGTYFDIVRQNKKLLSDNKKLTEVVNEPILKKIARKFIK; encoded by the coding sequence ATGGCGCCTACAATCTCCATCATAGTCCCATGCTATAATCAAGAAAATTATCTTGATGAATGTCTGCAATCTGTCTTAGATCAAACTTATTTGGATTGGGAGTGCATTATAATTGATGACGGTTCTACAGATAATACAGAGAAAGTCGTTAGAAAATGGTTAAATAAGGACTCAAGATTCAAATATTTTAAAAAGATAAACGGAGGAGTATCTTCAGCTAGAAATTTTGGAATAGAAAAAGCTAATGCAGAATGGATATTACCATTAGATGGTGATGATAAAATTGCATCTCAATACTTAGAATTTGCCACTAATGAATTCTACAAAAATCCTGATATTATTTATTGTAAGGCATCCTTCTTTGGAAAAACTAATGAGGAATTTATTTTAGATAATTTTTCCTATGATCTTATACTTTTGAATAATCTTATTTTTTGTTCCGGATTTTTTAAGAAAGCTGCTTGGGAAAAAACAAGGGGATATGATACCAATCTTATTCACGGATTTGAAGACTGGGATTTTTGGATTGAACTCTTGAAAAATTCTAGTAAGAAAGTTATACGTATGAATTATTTAGGATTCTATTATAGAAGAAAAGATGTATCAAGGGATGTAAACATAAACAAAAATTTATCTCAAAAAGAAGAGGCTTTTAGGTATATATTCAACAAACACCAAGATGAATACTTTAAAATATACGGAACATATTTTGATATCGTACGTCAAAACAAAAAGTTATTATCCGACAATAAAAAATTAACTGAAGTTGTTAATGAACCTATTTTAAAAAAAATAGCAAGAAAATTTATTAAATAA
- a CDS encoding Rossmann-fold NAD(P)-binding domain-containing protein — protein sequence MIIGNGIIANAVRSYDREDIIFFASGVSNSLETRVSEFEREFSLLKTVYENNREKKLIYFSTLSIHDQSKQNSPYVIHKKQIEHYIENNIGNYLILRIGNIVGKGGNPNTLFNFLKTQITSNNEFTLHLKARRLLLDIDDICKFIESQGLQAHNKAVNFSFPYYYDLKEIINAIEKETDKKGLYHETHEGDFYKVDFDENIMTFFSGTSPEEYLETLTRKYI from the coding sequence ATGATTATTGGCAACGGTATTATAGCAAACGCTGTAAGATCTTATGACAGAGAAGACATCATTTTTTTTGCTTCAGGAGTCTCGAACTCTCTGGAAACAAGGGTATCGGAGTTTGAAAGAGAATTTTCTCTTTTAAAAACAGTCTACGAAAATAACAGAGAAAAGAAACTGATCTATTTTTCTACCCTAAGCATTCACGATCAATCCAAACAAAACAGCCCCTATGTCATTCATAAAAAACAAATTGAACATTATATAGAAAATAATATTGGTAATTATCTCATCCTGAGAATTGGGAATATTGTAGGAAAAGGCGGAAATCCCAATACTCTGTTCAATTTTCTTAAAACACAGATTACCAGCAATAATGAATTCACACTGCACCTTAAAGCCAGAAGACTTCTTTTAGACATTGATGATATCTGCAAATTTATAGAATCTCAGGGTTTGCAGGCTCATAATAAGGCAGTCAATTTTTCCTTTCCCTATTATTATGATTTAAAGGAGATCATTAATGCTATTGAAAAAGAAACCGATAAAAAGGGGCTTTATCATGAAACCCATGAAGGTGATTTTTACAAAGTAGATTTTGATGAAAATATCATGACTTTCTTTTCAGGAACAAGCCCTGAAGAATATTTAGAAACCTTAACCCGAAAGTATATTTAA
- a CDS encoding glycosyltransferase family 2 protein, whose amino-acid sequence MLQDIQHKLAIIIPYYKIDFFEETIKSVAKQSNKNFTLYIGNDASPNDPLPIIQKYFKSNDYHYFDYKKNIGGQNLALQWERILENVQEEWFQILGDDDMISENFTEEFYKNLPLVEDKEISVIKFSHQWIDEKNQVIENFDYNFSELKPSEFFIKKYTHEIRSSLSENIFKLDSYQRIKFQKITLAWGSDDLAILLFSQGNNILYIKNSKVKVRISESSISGSDHLDDQKQKAYFELREILVTKYASIFDYQFISKVVEEYLTSSYYKTYNAHYSVILFYLKHFKIKAFLKALKKIYYIKRKWRLQSPS is encoded by the coding sequence ATGTTACAGGATATTCAACATAAACTTGCAATAATAATCCCCTACTATAAAATAGATTTTTTTGAGGAAACTATAAAATCTGTTGCAAAACAGAGCAACAAGAACTTTACTTTATATATAGGTAATGATGCAAGCCCAAATGATCCTCTGCCAATCATTCAAAAATATTTTAAATCAAATGATTATCACTATTTTGATTATAAAAAAAATATTGGTGGGCAAAATCTAGCTCTTCAATGGGAGCGGATATTAGAAAATGTTCAGGAAGAATGGTTCCAGATATTAGGTGATGATGATATGATTTCTGAAAATTTCACAGAAGAATTTTATAAAAATTTACCTTTGGTTGAGGACAAAGAAATCTCTGTCATTAAGTTCTCACATCAGTGGATTGATGAAAAAAATCAAGTAATAGAAAATTTTGATTATAATTTCTCAGAGCTAAAACCTTCAGAATTTTTCATCAAAAAATACACTCATGAAATACGGAGCAGTCTCTCTGAAAATATCTTTAAGCTTGATAGCTATCAAAGAATTAAATTTCAAAAAATAACGTTAGCTTGGGGAAGTGATGATTTGGCTATCTTGTTATTTTCTCAAGGAAATAACATTCTTTACATCAAGAACAGCAAAGTAAAGGTAAGAATTTCGGAGTCCAGCATTTCAGGATCAGATCACTTGGACGATCAAAAGCAGAAGGCTTATTTTGAATTAAGAGAAATTCTGGTCACCAAATATGCATCAATATTTGATTACCAATTTATATCCAAAGTGGTAGAAGAATATTTAACTTCCAGTTATTATAAAACATATAATGCTCATTATTCAGTAATATTATTTTATCTTAAACATTTCAAAATTAAAGCTTTTTTAAAAGCTCTTAAAAAAATTTATTATATCAAAAGAAAATGGCGCCTACAATCTCCATCATAG
- a CDS encoding GNAT family N-acetyltransferase gives MYNVLIRPLVKEDALTSYQWRNDSEIWKFTGSRPNITVTQEVESEWIEKVLKDDSSKRFAILCDGEYIGNVQLTNINNDSAEFHIFIGKKEFWGKGISQLATYQILYYAKEVLKLSEVYLFVRPENIAAIKSYQNNNFTITERDHEHLKMSLSLSDLPNTTLSVFIMVYNHAEYLKECIDNILNQKTDFNYDIVVGEDCSKDNSREILLNYQKLYPGKFKLLLHNQNIGAMKNQYETFKNCTGTYIAICEGDDYWTDPLKLQKQVDFLEENKDFILCFHKVKILKPTGELVDDFITKVPENFELRETLAIKLNYIHTPSVLFRNVIQNEIDSIEFKNSPIGDYFLYMILTKYGKIGYLEDSMAVYRYGVGIFSSLNKIKHIRANILLFTNLYSYEKDPVIKEFFYKHLQYALSLIDEEFQKNDRIINSRRHKLVEKIYKFLKK, from the coding sequence ATGTATAATGTATTAATAAGACCTCTTGTTAAAGAAGATGCATTGACATCATATCAATGGAGGAATGATTCTGAAATATGGAAGTTTACAGGATCCAGACCCAACATAACCGTAACTCAGGAGGTAGAATCTGAATGGATTGAAAAGGTGCTTAAAGACGACAGCAGCAAAAGATTCGCTATTTTATGTGATGGAGAATACATTGGGAATGTACAGCTTACCAATATCAACAATGATTCCGCAGAGTTTCATATCTTCATCGGGAAAAAAGAGTTTTGGGGAAAAGGGATCTCTCAATTGGCCACTTATCAAATATTATATTATGCTAAAGAGGTTTTAAAGCTTAGTGAGGTTTACCTTTTTGTAAGGCCTGAAAACATAGCTGCCATAAAATCTTATCAAAATAACAATTTCACCATTACAGAACGGGATCATGAACACCTGAAAATGTCATTATCATTATCTGACCTTCCCAATACTACCCTAAGTGTTTTCATCATGGTATATAATCATGCTGAATATTTGAAAGAATGTATTGACAATATATTAAACCAAAAGACTGACTTCAATTATGACATCGTCGTAGGTGAAGATTGCTCAAAGGATAACTCCAGAGAAATTCTTCTTAATTATCAAAAATTATATCCCGGAAAGTTTAAACTTCTGCTCCATAATCAAAATATTGGTGCTATGAAGAATCAATATGAAACATTTAAAAACTGCACGGGTACATATATAGCTATTTGTGAAGGCGATGATTACTGGACAGATCCATTAAAACTTCAAAAACAAGTAGATTTCTTAGAAGAGAATAAAGATTTTATTCTCTGTTTTCACAAAGTAAAAATATTAAAACCAACCGGTGAACTCGTAGATGATTTCATAACTAAGGTTCCTGAAAACTTCGAACTTAGAGAAACATTAGCAATAAAACTAAATTATATACATACTCCATCAGTACTTTTCAGGAATGTAATACAAAACGAAATAGATAGCATAGAGTTTAAAAACTCACCTATCGGGGATTATTTCCTTTATATGATTTTGACAAAGTATGGTAAAATAGGCTATCTGGAGGATTCTATGGCTGTGTACAGATATGGGGTTGGTATATTTAGTTCTTTAAATAAGATTAAACATATCAGGGCCAATATATTATTATTTACCAATCTATACTCCTATGAAAAAGACCCTGTCATAAAAGAGTTTTTTTATAAACATCTTCAGTATGCACTTTCATTGATAGATGAAGAATTCCAGAAAAACGATAGAATTATCAATTCAAGAAGGCATAAATTAGTTGAAAAGATATACAAATTTTTGAAAAAGTAA
- a CDS encoding glycosyltransferase gives MLSIIVSSYQQKYYDQLVKNINETIGDNFLYEIIQIWNPDLMSITKAYNLGAEKAQYENLLFLHEDVIFHTRNWGGKLINYLNQKKTGIVGIAGSSYVPSAPSSWTVAKKYNYINILQGNKKDTNYVHLHTITENTMKVLAVDGVFLAIKKEKYIQIKFDENLKGFHGYDLDFSLRISQKFQNYVIDDILIQHFSGGNLSKTWFDTNVAIKLKLGSNFNTHTDSEVEKNVFNDFLYRYFTYYLINRKNILFTLKFYPRKLKFKHHLEIMKKYFSYIRHSKNINKKISLTKVNN, from the coding sequence ATGCTCTCCATCATAGTTTCATCATATCAGCAAAAATATTATGACCAACTTGTTAAAAATATTAACGAGACTATCGGCGATAATTTTCTCTATGAAATTATTCAAATATGGAATCCTGATTTAATGAGTATTACAAAAGCATACAATTTAGGAGCTGAAAAAGCTCAGTACGAAAACCTTTTGTTCCTTCATGAAGATGTTATTTTTCATACCAGGAATTGGGGCGGCAAACTCATAAATTACCTCAACCAAAAGAAAACAGGGATTGTTGGCATTGCAGGTTCCTCATACGTTCCTTCCGCTCCTTCAAGCTGGACTGTGGCAAAAAAATATAATTATATAAATATTTTACAAGGAAACAAAAAAGACACAAACTATGTGCACCTTCACACTATAACTGAAAATACAATGAAGGTACTGGCAGTAGATGGTGTTTTTTTAGCGATAAAAAAAGAGAAATATATTCAGATTAAATTTGATGAAAACCTAAAAGGATTTCACGGCTATGATTTAGATTTTAGCCTGAGGATTTCGCAAAAATTTCAAAATTATGTGATTGATGACATTCTTATTCAGCACTTTTCCGGAGGAAATCTGAGCAAAACATGGTTTGATACAAACGTTGCTATTAAATTAAAACTAGGATCAAATTTCAACACGCATACAGATTCTGAAGTTGAAAAAAACGTGTTTAATGACTTTCTTTATCGGTATTTTACATATTACTTGATTAACCGAAAAAACATTCTGTTTACCCTGAAATTTTATCCTAGAAAACTTAAATTTAAACATCATTTGGAAATAATGAAAAAATATTTTAGCTATATAAGACATTCCAAAAATATCAATAAAAAAATAAGTTTAACAAAAGTGAATAATTAA
- a CDS encoding glycosyltransferase family 2 protein, protein MEKLPISICILSWKTGKTLRNTLKSYQKYGLLNMIDDIVILFQEVSESDKKLADQYNIRYIGLKDNIGIGKGMKTLAENAVCENILFLEHDFELVEDQKTVFSRLKSGLKMLDNGFDVVRYRSRNTPGYPLISIRHKGNELDYYDDWHECTSPHLLESLHWLDPAVEFPDKIQKQGEYFITTSRWANWTNNPYLVRKSFLLETIIPFSGETASLERNIAAWWVKQNFRIAQGEGLFKHNDLTKYPKKTIVQKIVGRLKKIFK, encoded by the coding sequence ATGGAGAAACTACCCATAAGCATCTGCATTCTTTCCTGGAAAACAGGAAAAACATTGAGAAACACATTGAAATCCTATCAGAAGTATGGTCTTCTGAACATGATTGATGATATTGTAATTCTTTTTCAGGAAGTAAGTGAATCTGACAAAAAACTGGCAGATCAGTACAACATCAGGTACATAGGGCTAAAGGACAATATCGGTATCGGAAAAGGGATGAAAACACTGGCAGAAAATGCAGTTTGTGAAAACATTCTTTTTCTGGAACATGACTTTGAACTTGTTGAAGATCAGAAAACCGTATTCTCCCGCCTCAAAAGCGGATTGAAAATGCTTGACAATGGTTTCGATGTAGTTCGCTACCGAAGCAGGAACACCCCCGGCTATCCTCTTATTTCCATCAGGCATAAAGGAAATGAACTGGATTATTATGATGACTGGCACGAGTGCACCTCTCCCCATCTTCTGGAATCTTTACATTGGCTGGATCCTGCAGTAGAGTTTCCTGATAAAATTCAAAAGCAAGGTGAGTATTTCATTACCACCTCACGTTGGGCCAACTGGACTAATAATCCGTATCTTGTGAGAAAAAGTTTCTTGCTTGAGACCATTATTCCTTTTTCCGGAGAAACAGCTTCTCTGGAAAGAAATATTGCAGCTTGGTGGGTAAAACAGAATTTCAGGATTGCGCAGGGAGAAGGACTTTTTAAACATAACGACCTTACCAAATATCCGAAGAAAACCATTGTTCAGAAAATAGTGGGAAGACTGAAAAAAATATTTAAATAG
- a CDS encoding glycosyltransferase family protein translates to MKILFHEDELNYRGTSIAVYDYADFNEKYLGNESIIVYNKNSKTNHPLGIEKFEKRFRVHGYSDFSEVDQLIRKDNIDLFYAIKNGNIDGIDTKECKSVIHSVFKHFEPHGDVYAYVSEWLSQEMTGSKYPYVPHMVNFDSQTNEDLRTELNIPKNAKVFGYYGGHISFNILFAQKTIEKIASKYKDIYFIFMGVNPFIKKKWWKSVPSNIIFLPPSSDIMMKQKFINTCNALLHARERGETFGITVAEFAIMGKPVIAFANPPEKAHITHLQNQAYYYNDSKDLQNIILDADLTLSAKELYEKFLPHPVMDTFKKVFID, encoded by the coding sequence ATGAAAATTCTTTTCCATGAGGATGAACTCAATTACAGAGGAACTTCCATAGCAGTATACGATTATGCAGATTTCAATGAGAAATATCTGGGTAATGAATCTATAATTGTATATAATAAAAATTCAAAGACCAATCATCCGCTAGGTATTGAAAAATTTGAAAAAAGATTCCGTGTACATGGTTATTCAGACTTCAGTGAGGTAGATCAGCTTATCCGTAAAGATAATATAGACCTTTTTTATGCGATTAAAAACGGTAATATTGATGGGATAGATACTAAGGAGTGTAAATCTGTAATACACAGTGTTTTTAAACATTTTGAACCCCATGGGGACGTATATGCCTATGTTTCTGAATGGCTGAGCCAGGAAATGACAGGTTCAAAATATCCTTATGTTCCCCACATGGTTAATTTTGATTCTCAAACCAATGAAGATTTGAGAACAGAGCTTAATATTCCCAAAAATGCCAAGGTTTTTGGTTATTATGGTGGCCATATCAGCTTTAATATTCTTTTTGCCCAAAAAACCATTGAAAAAATTGCATCAAAATATAAAGATATCTATTTCATTTTTATGGGAGTAAATCCTTTTATCAAAAAGAAATGGTGGAAGTCTGTTCCTTCTAATATTATCTTTCTACCGCCAAGCTCGGATATTATGATGAAACAAAAGTTCATCAATACCTGTAATGCTTTGCTTCATGCACGGGAAAGAGGAGAAACATTCGGAATTACCGTGGCTGAATTTGCTATTATGGGAAAACCGGTAATTGCTTTTGCCAACCCTCCGGAAAAGGCACACATTACCCATCTACAGAACCAGGCTTATTATTATAATGACAGTAAAGACCTGCAGAACATTATTCTGGATGCAGACCTCACTTTATCAGCCAAAGAACTTTATGAAAAATTTCTCCCTCATCCTGTGATGGATACTTTTAAGAAAGTTTTTATTGATTGA
- a CDS encoding glycosyltransferase family 2 protein translates to MASIYVIIVTYNAMKWAERCFTSLRHSSVPVKCITIDNGSTDGTQEYISTNFPEVDFIQSSENLGFGRANNLGIEKAHKQGADFFYLMNQDAWIYPESFQQILDVYQQYPDKKQIGILSPMHLDGSGKKLDLHFENYLAKDLRNNRMLSDIYFDGMKAYYEIGFVNAAHWCIPRSIIEKVGGFNPYFFHGAEDYEYVNRITYFGLKIVVCSKSKVVHDTVQSFYKQEPKDKEELLKNKRLSMIMQRETKYLDPNYHYDSRREKKALFSFALKMAAKRNISEYKFYMEQYKYFSGKFNEIEIARKTAITAQHPFLNI, encoded by the coding sequence ATGGCTAGTATTTATGTTATTATTGTTACGTACAATGCCATGAAATGGGCAGAAAGGTGTTTTACAAGCTTAAGGCACTCTTCTGTCCCCGTGAAATGCATAACGATAGATAATGGCTCTACAGATGGAACACAGGAATATATAAGCACCAATTTTCCTGAAGTGGATTTTATACAGTCTTCCGAGAACCTTGGATTCGGAAGAGCCAACAATTTAGGAATTGAGAAAGCCCATAAACAAGGTGCTGATTTCTTTTATCTGATGAATCAGGATGCCTGGATCTATCCGGAAAGTTTTCAACAGATTTTAGATGTTTATCAGCAATACCCGGATAAGAAACAGATTGGGATATTAAGCCCGATGCATCTGGATGGAAGCGGAAAAAAACTTGATCTCCATTTTGAAAACTACCTGGCCAAAGATCTGAGAAATAACAGAATGCTTTCAGATATCTATTTTGATGGAATGAAAGCATACTACGAAATTGGTTTTGTAAATGCTGCGCACTGGTGTATTCCCAGAAGTATTATTGAAAAAGTAGGGGGGTTTAATCCTTATTTCTTTCATGGTGCTGAAGATTATGAATATGTAAACCGGATAACTTATTTCGGACTTAAAATAGTGGTATGTTCCAAAAGTAAAGTGGTGCATGACACCGTTCAGTCATTTTATAAACAAGAACCTAAAGATAAAGAGGAGCTGCTAAAAAATAAAAGACTCTCTATGATTATGCAGCGGGAAACAAAATATCTTGATCCCAATTACCATTATGACAGCAGAAGAGAGAAAAAAGCACTCTTTTCTTTCGCTCTGAAAATGGCAGCTAAGAGAAATATCAGTGAGTATAAATTTTATATGGAACAGTATAAATATTTCTCCGGAAAGTTCAATGAAATTGAAATCGCCAGAAAAACGGCCATAACAGCCCAACATCCGTTCCTGAATATTTAA
- the asnB gene encoding asparagine synthase (glutamine-hydrolyzing) codes for MCGIAGIIGSNARNYQEEIQKMTDALVHRGPDSSHYEFYENAALGHRRLSIIDLSDNGKQPMFSNTKNECIVLNGEIYGYLEIKRQYAEYPYHGGSDTEVILAMYQRKQENLIHDLPGMFAFAIWDEHKQQLFCARDRFGEKPFYYAIGKNNEFIFASEIKAILASGLIQPQVSSQALSHYLQYGYVSSHQSIYSNIHTLPPAHQLIWKDGKFTVSRYYSLPAKDRVISISDAREEFLYLLKNAIKKQLIADVEVGSFLSGGLDSSSVVALVDEFLPHQTTISFGYDHKDNELKYAKEIADKYKTNHIEVHEKKSDLVSSLLKISPFFDEPFADASFIPHYEICRAARKNLTVVLSGDVGDELFGGYHFYTVENKLKKHFSYKNIIAQFGLKLYQQIKPTSFLSRKNVEFSSIMDFHLNDVRNAFNKKERDLLGVSSDYLQTYSFTPNLDSLNDIMRIDLENYVPANMMVKSDRMAMANSLEVRTPFLDLDFAEFCIQLPDQLKLNDSNDKIILREAMGSYWTETIRNRHKQGFGLGVKSWFAEENLMNLSNDLLKNPNHKVFNFIDFKAAQNFLDKDERHWNLLQLALWADNNQSYL; via the coding sequence ATGTGCGGAATAGCGGGGATTATAGGCAGTAATGCAAGGAATTACCAGGAAGAAATCCAAAAGATGACAGATGCATTGGTTCATCGTGGTCCGGATTCTTCTCATTATGAATTTTATGAAAATGCCGCGCTGGGCCACCGCCGCCTTTCCATTATAGACTTATCTGATAATGGGAAACAGCCAATGTTCTCCAATACTAAGAATGAATGTATTGTACTCAACGGAGAGATCTACGGTTATCTGGAGATCAAAAGACAATACGCAGAATATCCTTATCACGGAGGTTCTGATACGGAGGTTATTCTTGCCATGTATCAGAGAAAACAGGAAAATCTCATCCATGATCTTCCGGGAATGTTTGCATTTGCCATTTGGGATGAGCATAAGCAACAGTTATTCTGTGCAAGAGACCGTTTTGGGGAAAAACCTTTTTATTATGCCATAGGAAAAAACAATGAGTTCATTTTTGCATCAGAAATCAAAGCTATTCTGGCTTCCGGGCTTATCCAGCCTCAAGTAAGTTCCCAGGCACTCTCCCACTATCTTCAATATGGATATGTAAGTTCTCATCAGAGTATTTACAGCAATATTCATACACTTCCTCCCGCACACCAGCTGATCTGGAAAGACGGAAAATTTACAGTTTCCCGTTATTATAGCTTACCTGCGAAAGACAGAGTTATAAGCATTTCCGACGCCAGGGAAGAGTTTCTATATCTGTTGAAAAATGCAATAAAGAAACAGCTTATTGCGGATGTAGAAGTAGGAAGTTTCCTGAGCGGAGGGCTGGATTCCTCATCAGTAGTAGCTTTAGTAGATGAATTTTTACCTCATCAGACTACCATCAGCTTCGGATACGATCACAAAGACAATGAACTTAAATATGCAAAGGAAATTGCAGATAAATACAAAACCAATCACATTGAAGTTCATGAAAAGAAATCTGACCTTGTCAGTTCTTTACTAAAAATATCGCCCTTTTTTGATGAACCTTTTGCAGATGCGTCATTTATCCCTCATTATGAGATCTGCAGAGCAGCCAGAAAAAATCTTACGGTAGTATTATCCGGGGATGTAGGAGATGAACTGTTTGGCGGCTATCATTTCTATACTGTTGAAAATAAATTAAAGAAACATTTCAGCTATAAAAATATCATTGCACAGTTCGGTTTAAAGCTATATCAGCAAATAAAGCCAACGTCATTCCTCAGCCGCAAAAACGTAGAATTCTCATCCATTATGGATTTCCATCTGAATGATGTACGGAATGCTTTTAATAAGAAAGAACGGGATCTCCTCGGAGTTTCTTCAGATTATCTGCAAACTTATAGTTTTACCCCAAATCTGGATTCCCTTAACGATATTATGAGGATAGATCTGGAAAACTATGTTCCAGCAAATATGATGGTAAAATCAGACAGAATGGCAATGGCCAATTCCCTGGAAGTGAGAACTCCATTCCTTGATCTGGATTTTGCAGAATTTTGTATCCAATTACCGGATCAGCTTAAACTGAATGACAGTAATGATAAAATCATTCTTCGCGAAGCTATGGGTTCCTATTGGACTGAAACCATCAGAAACCGCCATAAACAGGGCTTTGGACTCGGAGTAAAAAGCTGGTTTGCAGAAGAGAACCTGATGAATCTCTCAAATGACCTGCTAAAGAATCCCAATCATAAAGTATTCAATTTTATTGATTTTAAAGCTGCCCAGAACTTCCTTGATAAGGATGAAAGACATTGGAATCTTTTACAGCTTGCATTATGGGCGGATAATAATCAATCTTATTTATAA